One stretch of Gammaproteobacteria bacterium DNA includes these proteins:
- a CDS encoding response regulator: MSDRVILLVEDNPDDEALTLRALNKNNIANDVVVTRDGVEALDYLFCTGPYADRDITAQPQLILLDLKLPKVDGLEVLKKLRSDDRTRHVPVVVLTSSIEQRDIVACYDDGANSYIRKPVDFEEFLQAVKQLGMYWLLMNVLPGE, translated from the coding sequence ATGAGCGACAGAGTTATATTGTTGGTGGAGGATAATCCAGATGATGAAGCGCTGACTCTGCGGGCCCTCAATAAAAACAATATAGCTAATGATGTGGTTGTGACCCGTGACGGTGTAGAGGCGCTGGACTATTTGTTTTGCACCGGACCTTATGCTGATAGGGATATAACCGCACAGCCGCAATTAATCTTATTGGATCTGAAACTACCTAAAGTGGATGGTTTGGAAGTTTTAAAAAAATTACGGTCCGACGATAGGACCAGGCACGTACCGGTGGTGGTTTTAACATCGTCCATAGAGCAAAGGGATATAGTGGCGTGTTACGATGATGGCGCCAACAGTTATATTCGCAAACCGGTAGACTTTGAAGAGTTTCTTCAGGCGGTTAAACAATTGGGGATGTACTGGTTGTTAATGAATGTATTGCCCGGTGAATGA
- a CDS encoding EAL domain-containing protein: MSPIAKKLNILLVEDSQDDLCLVLRVLNNGGLDANCVRVENRGEMLSALQSRQWDVVLSDYNLPGFSGTEALQLLQSTGIDLPFIIVSGAIGEETAVTVMRAGAHDYIMKNNLARLVPAIERELREVQVRRARIAASEDLRLAAKVFESSVEGIVITDAETRILRVNKAFTNITGYTQADILGQTPKILRSGRHSEDFYKEMWHSINEKGYWQGEVWNRRRSGEIYPEWLSISVVRTENNEVSHYIAGFTDLSAQKWAEERIQHLTHYDALTDLPNRTLFRSRFKQPMVNALHNNRRVALLHLDLDRFIKINDTLGHHTGDRLLQQVSRRLVASIHDRDFVSRFGGDEFAIACPDLDQSVEVDAIAHSVMKVFSEPFWVEGREIFLTPSIGIAIFPDDTQDYDELVKFADTAVHHAKRQGGSYQFYHKAMNVDSADRLKMESALRRALDRQEFELYFQPQIHLTSDNIIGFEALLRWKPTNNEIVLPNQFIPLLEETGLIISVGEWVLRSACLHIRRLMDTINMPIPIAVNLSPTQFRYKDLVGMIRTVLDETGVDPCWLELEITETSVMEDPEHALETLKSLYDMGIRLAIDDFGTGYSSLSYLKKLPLNVLKIDQSFVSDIVHDKDDAAIVDSIIAMSHRLNLKVVAEGIEDKAQLEFLREHDCDIGQGFLYAQPMRADQVVEMLVKERRPEQRQLVTM; encoded by the coding sequence ATGTCACCAATAGCGAAGAAACTGAACATATTATTGGTTGAGGACTCTCAGGATGATTTGTGTCTGGTGTTACGCGTACTCAACAACGGCGGGCTGGATGCCAATTGCGTCCGTGTTGAAAATCGCGGCGAAATGCTGTCCGCGCTACAGTCGCGACAGTGGGATGTGGTCTTATCGGATTATAACCTGCCCGGTTTTAGTGGTACTGAAGCTTTGCAATTACTACAAAGTACGGGGATCGACCTGCCGTTTATTATTGTGTCCGGTGCTATAGGGGAGGAGACCGCAGTAACGGTAATGCGCGCCGGCGCCCACGACTACATCATGAAAAACAATTTGGCTCGCTTGGTTCCCGCCATTGAACGGGAGTTACGCGAAGTCCAGGTAAGACGCGCCCGGATTGCCGCCTCAGAAGATCTGCGCCTGGCGGCGAAAGTATTTGAGAGCAGTGTAGAGGGTATCGTTATCACTGATGCAGAGACTCGCATACTTAGAGTGAATAAAGCCTTTACTAATATTACCGGTTATACCCAGGCAGACATTCTGGGTCAAACCCCAAAAATACTGCGCTCCGGTCGCCATAGTGAAGATTTTTATAAAGAAATGTGGCATTCCATTAATGAAAAAGGCTATTGGCAGGGTGAAGTGTGGAACCGGCGCCGTAGTGGTGAAATTTATCCGGAATGGCTCAGCATCAGTGTGGTGCGGACTGAGAATAACGAAGTGTCGCACTATATTGCCGGGTTTACGGATTTGAGTGCACAAAAATGGGCCGAAGAAAGAATCCAACATTTAACCCACTATGATGCATTGACCGACTTGCCCAATCGCACTTTGTTCCGCTCCCGTTTTAAGCAACCGATGGTCAACGCTTTGCATAATAATCGCAGGGTTGCTTTGTTGCATCTGGATCTGGATCGGTTTATCAAAATCAACGATACCTTAGGGCATCATACCGGCGATCGTTTATTGCAACAGGTGAGTCGACGTTTGGTGGCCAGTATCCATGATCGCGATTTTGTATCCCGTTTCGGCGGTGACGAGTTTGCCATTGCCTGCCCCGACCTGGATCAAAGTGTGGAAGTGGATGCCATTGCGCATTCTGTCATGAAGGTTTTTTCCGAACCCTTTTGGGTCGAGGGTAGAGAAATATTTCTGACTCCCAGCATCGGTATCGCTATTTTTCCGGATGATACCCAGGACTACGACGAGCTGGTTAAGTTTGCGGATACAGCCGTACATCACGCCAAGCGTCAGGGTGGCAGCTACCAATTTTATCATAAAGCTATGAATGTGGATTCCGCAGATCGTTTGAAAATGGAAAGTGCCTTGCGGCGGGCGCTGGATCGACAGGAGTTCGAGTTGTATTTTCAGCCGCAAATACACTTGACTAGCGACAATATTATTGGTTTTGAAGCTCTGTTGAGATGGAAGCCGACAAATAACGAAATTGTGTTACCCAATCAGTTTATTCCTTTGTTGGAAGAAACCGGTTTGATCATTTCCGTAGGCGAATGGGTGCTGCGTTCCGCCTGTTTGCATATCCGTAGATTGATGGATACCATCAATATGCCTATTCCCATTGCCGTAAACTTATCGCCCACACAATTTCGCTACAAAGATTTGGTGGGGATGATTCGAACGGTATTGGATGAAACCGGTGTTGATCCCTGTTGGTTGGAGCTGGAAATTACCGAAACCAGCGTCATGGAAGACCCGGAACACGCCCTGGAGACCTTAAAGAGCCTCTACGATATGGGTATTCGTTTAGCCATTGATGATTTCGGAACAGGTTATTCCTCCCTGAGTTATCTAAAAAAGCTACCCTTGAATGTGCTTAAAATCGATCAGTCGTTTGTCTCTGATATCGTACACGATAAAGATGATGCCGCCATTGTGGATTCCATTATCGCCATGTCACATCGTTTAAATCTGAAAGTAGTGGCCGAGGGGATTGAAGACAAAGCTCAGCTGGAGTTTCTACGGGAGCACGACTGTGACATAGGTCAGGGCTTCCTGTACGCTCAACCTATGCGCGCGGATCAAGTGGTGGAAATGCTGGTAAAAGAACGTCGACCGGAACAACGGCAACTGGTTACTATGTGA